A region of Polyangia bacterium DNA encodes the following proteins:
- a CDS encoding peptide chain release factor 3 produces MSALAESETLKKRVALRRTFAIISHPDAGKTTLTEKVLLYGGAIHVAGSVKQNRGRAVTSDWMELERQRGISISTSVLQFEYGGCRINLLDTPGHNDFSEDTYRTLAAADCAVMLIDSVKGVEPQTIKLFQVCRMRGIPIITFINKLDRGGKEPLDLLDEIERVLEIPCSPVNWPVGSGQSFYGVYDRWAKQVLHFDRGEGGSRRAEMSLGTLEDEDLRETLGETRYRQTTEELSLLETAGNAFDRDAFLRGAVTPVFFGSAMTNFGVEPFLDRFVDLAPAPRPRLTSTGVLDADAPAFSGFVFKIQANMDSNHRDRVAFLRVCSGKFTRGMEVLHVRTGKMLALTRPLHFMGQERTLIDEAFSGDIIGLWDGGNLRIGDTLCTGAPLEFEGIPRFSPEHFVRVRLTDPMKRKQLKKGLDQLSEEGAVQLFFDRHRLEREPVLGAVGVLQFEVIQHRLKSEYSVNVGFDRLPYLHARWIEGEPVNLDKFERPGSTTSVLDVEGRPLVLFTNDWNMRMAAEDNPHLKFIAAVQPGRAAKSAA; encoded by the coding sequence ATGAGCGCCCTCGCCGAGTCCGAGACCCTGAAAAAACGCGTCGCCCTTCGCCGCACCTTTGCCATCATCTCGCACCCCGACGCGGGCAAGACCACGCTGACCGAAAAAGTCCTGCTGTACGGCGGCGCCATCCACGTCGCCGGTTCGGTGAAACAAAACCGCGGCCGCGCCGTCACCAGCGACTGGATGGAGCTGGAACGCCAGCGCGGCATTTCCATCTCCACCAGCGTGCTGCAGTTCGAATACGGCGGCTGCCGCATCAACCTGCTGGACACCCCCGGCCACAACGATTTCTCCGAAGACACCTACCGCACGCTGGCCGCCGCCGACTGCGCCGTCATGTTAATCGACAGCGTGAAAGGCGTCGAGCCGCAGACCATCAAGCTGTTCCAGGTGTGCCGGATGCGCGGCATCCCCATCATCACGTTCATCAACAAGCTGGACCGCGGCGGCAAAGAGCCGCTGGATCTTCTAGACGAAATAGAACGCGTGCTGGAAATTCCCTGCAGCCCGGTCAACTGGCCGGTGGGCAGCGGACAGAGTTTCTACGGCGTCTACGACCGCTGGGCCAAACAGGTCCTCCACTTTGATCGCGGCGAGGGCGGCTCGCGCCGCGCCGAGATGAGCCTGGGAACGCTGGAAGATGAAGACCTGCGCGAGACCCTGGGCGAGACCCGTTACCGGCAGACCACCGAAGAACTAAGCCTGTTAGAGACCGCCGGCAACGCCTTCGACCGTGACGCCTTCCTGCGCGGCGCCGTCACGCCGGTGTTCTTCGGCAGTGCCATGACCAACTTCGGCGTCGAGCCTTTTCTCGACCGCTTCGTCGATCTGGCGCCCGCGCCGCGCCCGCGCCTGACGTCGACGGGCGTCCTCGACGCCGACGCCCCGGCGTTTTCCGGCTTCGTCTTCAAGATCCAGGCGAACATGGACTCGAATCATCGCGACCGGGTGGCGTTTCTGCGCGTCTGCTCGGGCAAATTCACCCGCGGCATGGAGGTGCTGCACGTGCGCACCGGCAAGATGCTGGCCTTGACGCGCCCGCTGCACTTCATGGGTCAGGAACGCACGCTGATCGACGAAGCCTTCAGCGGCGACATCATCGGCCTGTGGGACGGCGGCAATCTGCGCATCGGCGACACCTTGTGCACCGGCGCGCCGCTGGAGTTCGAAGGCATCCCGCGTTTTTCGCCCGAACACTTCGTGCGCGTGCGCCTGACCGACCCGATGAAGCGCAAGCAGTTGAAGAAAGGCCTGGATCAACTGTCCGAAGAAGGCGCCGTGCAGCTGTTCTTCGATCGCCATCGCCTGGAACGCGAGCCGGTCCTGGGCGCGGTCGGCGTGCTGCAGTTCGAGGTGATCCAGCATCGCCTGAAATCCGAGTACAGCGTCAACGTCGGTTTCGATCGCCTGCCGTACCTGCACGCGCGCTGGATCGAAGGCGAGCCGGTGAACCTCGACAAGTTCGAACGCCCGGGATCGACCACCTCCGTGCTGGACGTCGAGGGCCGCCCGCTGGTCCTGTTCACCAACGACTGGAACATGCGCATGGCAGCGGAAGACAACCCGCACCTCAAGTTCATCGCGGCCGTGCAACCGGGACGGGCGGCGAAATCGGCGGCGTGA
- a CDS encoding BON domain-containing protein, with the protein MRETLPPVVALPPGAPQPTDEQLTAAIHARLDRDWIFQSRDIRIASSAGVVMLTGWVETYTERTLAIDIVRTTPGVLRIDDDIRVTRSF; encoded by the coding sequence ATGCGCGAAACGCTACCGCCGGTTGTGGCGTTGCCGCCGGGCGCGCCACAACCGACGGACGAACAGTTGACCGCCGCCATTCATGCTCGCCTCGACCGTGACTGGATCTTTCAGTCGCGGGACATTCGCATCGCCAGCTCCGCTGGCGTGGTGATGCTGACCGGCTGGGTCGAGACGTACACTGAACGCACGCTGGCCATCGACATTGTGCGGACCACGCCGGGGGTTTTGCGCATCGATGACGACATCCGAGTGACTCGCAGTTTCTGA
- a CDS encoding serine/threonine-protein kinase: MIDVGQTVGNYNVTAKLGQGGMGVVFLAEHPIIGSKVALKAISPQFAHNNEVISRFVNEAKSVNQIGHNHIVDITDFGSTPARDFYFIMEYLQGETLAALIRHEGALPVHRALNIAAQIADALQASHEHGVIHRDLKPDNIYLIARDGVDDFVKVLDFGIAKLITHAPRENNSTRAGSFIGTPFYMSPEQCEGKTDIDHRADIYALGVILFEMLTGMVPFTGDGYGEILVKHMMVQAPPARSIVPDLPAEIDAIVFRALSKNPGQRFQTMTEFRAALLDPARYASRRQRGGRRRPFRAIALGLIGVTALVAAVAIGAPLLKGPIAAHLAAKAARAPAAAPTNVNSDPAKAKVMRANDGVLGATSPPTQVPSSDTPSERVRRQDDQKTTMTTAATTAARPAATTARAARRAPRVHVDEPSLSARPPASPLTGDPYDPDDDGVLAPSIQ; this comes from the coding sequence ATGATCGACGTGGGGCAGACTGTGGGGAATTACAACGTCACGGCCAAGCTGGGCCAGGGCGGAATGGGCGTGGTGTTTTTAGCCGAGCACCCGATCATTGGCAGCAAAGTGGCACTGAAGGCGATCAGCCCGCAATTCGCTCACAACAACGAAGTGATCTCTCGCTTTGTCAATGAAGCGAAATCGGTGAACCAGATTGGCCACAACCACATCGTGGATATCACCGACTTTGGCTCGACCCCCGCGCGCGACTTTTACTTCATCATGGAATATTTGCAGGGCGAGACGCTGGCCGCCCTGATTCGCCACGAAGGCGCCCTGCCGGTGCATCGCGCGTTGAACATCGCGGCGCAGATCGCCGATGCGTTGCAAGCGTCGCACGAACACGGGGTCATCCACCGCGATCTCAAGCCCGACAATATTTATTTGATCGCCCGGGACGGCGTCGACGATTTCGTGAAGGTCCTGGACTTTGGCATCGCCAAGTTGATTACCCACGCGCCGCGGGAAAACAACAGCACCCGCGCCGGCTCGTTCATCGGCACGCCGTTCTACATGTCGCCCGAACAATGCGAGGGAAAGACGGACATCGATCACCGGGCCGACATCTATGCCCTGGGCGTGATCTTGTTCGAGATGCTGACCGGCATGGTTCCCTTCACCGGCGACGGCTATGGAGAGATCCTGGTCAAGCACATGATGGTGCAGGCGCCGCCAGCGCGCAGCATCGTGCCGGACCTACCGGCCGAGATCGACGCCATCGTGTTTCGCGCCTTGAGCAAGAATCCCGGTCAACGCTTTCAAACCATGACCGAGTTTCGCGCCGCCTTGCTGGACCCGGCGCGGTATGCCTCGCGGCGGCAGCGGGGCGGCCGCCGGCGGCCCTTTCGCGCCATAGCGCTGGGGTTGATAGGCGTGACCGCGTTGGTGGCCGCGGTGGCGATCGGCGCGCCGCTATTGAAGGGGCCGATCGCCGCGCACCTCGCGGCGAAGGCGGCCCGCGCGCCCGCCGCGGCGCCCACGAACGTCAATTCCGATCCGGCGAAGGCGAAGGTGATGCGCGCCAACGACGGCGTGCTGGGCGCAACGTCGCCTCCCACCCAGGTGCCGTCCAGCGACACGCCGTCCGAACGTGTCAGGCGCCAGGATGACCAGAAGACCACGATGACAACCGCCGCGACGACCGCCGCGCGGCCTGCGGCAACAACGGCTCGCGCCGCGCGCCGGGCGCCGCGGGTGCACGTCGATGAACCGTCTCTGTCGGCTCGGCCGCCAGCGTCCCCGTTGACCGGCGACCCGTACGATCCCGACGACGACGGCGTCCTGGCGCCGTCCATTCAATAG